DNA from Megalops cyprinoides isolate fMegCyp1 chromosome 14, fMegCyp1.pri, whole genome shotgun sequence:
AGGGTTACTAGGGCAATCTCTATGGACTGAGCTTCGACAAGAAGAGAGGAATGAGGAAGAGAGTGCAAACTGATGCGAATTGGTCCTTTACTGTGTGACCGTATGCGGATGAGTGCAAATTCtgcatgtttaaatgaggtTGTATTGCACGGAGGTAAACATCTGACTCCTGATGCGCATGTGAGGAGAtacgtgatttttttttggatgaatcATAAATTGGAATAGAGTTTTGGAAATCAGTCGCCGATATTCCCAGAAGACACTTGGAAAGCTGGGTTGTAACAGCCGTCATCTTCAGCGATCTTTCTGGGCCGGTCTAGCGAGTTGCAGATGACGGTTGGGGAACATTTCGGCTGTACTGTACTTGCTGGCTGGCTGAGCGCTGTCTCGCGTCATTACACATGGATGGCTTTTACGTCGGAACAAACTGAACTCGAGTGTATCTGTACGCACTTCAGTCTGTAGCAATCTTCTGTGGTGAAACGCAATtgaatttagatttttttccagaataaaaaaaaaaatcaaatttaaccacacacacacacacgcacgctcaaattcacaaacacacgcCTTTAATGTCCATATGAATGCTGATAACCTACAGATCCCTTGGCTCTATTTTAAGTTTGAAGCATTCCATCGGACAAAGTGTTATCTTGTTTACTTTGAATtatcttttaatattttgaatccTAGTGCTGCAATATTTCTCATTAAACTGTATTTGACCTGTCTGTGAGATACCTGGCTGAAAGCATTTGTTCACCCCTTAATGGAAATGTTATCTCTCCAAAAACGCgtgtttaattgttttatggTGGATCCACATCTTGAATATAAACAGTCTTCAGTCAGCAAACTGGTCTGTCTCCGGGTAGCCAATAAACAATATGGCCTCAGCAATAAAGAGCCAGTACAGAAGGCAGAGATGCCCActgacagctgtctgtgctCCCACTTCTCCACACACGGGCTTTCTTTCAAAGGCTACTTTGGTACCTCATCACTGTTACTCTTTTAAGTCAAAACTCATTTTTAACACAGATAATTTGTGTTTAAACAGATTGATTACATCTGATGGACAGCTGACatttgagaatgtgtgtattttttttctgcacataagtaaaaaacacaccacaggTTTTCGATGAGCAAAAAAACTGTGAACAATTAAGGAAAGCTGAAACAGTCAGCGAATGACGTAGCAGCTGGAATCAATGCTGCCTTACATGGCATCACTGTGGAGGAGATGTTATCAGCTGGTGCCGTGAATCGGTGCAGACACCCCTGGGTGTGAATACTGTGAGGGCACTGAATACCAGCTGAATTAATAACTGAAACAAAAGCCAAGTGAATGAAGACCACTCCCAGGGAAGGCAAACGCAAGCCAAGAAAAACCTGCAGTTACTGTGAATGCCTTCCCCCGCCAGGGTAATGATGGGGGAGGTCTGAACCCAGCACTGACTGCTTCACAGCTCACTGGCCCCAGGAGGGCCTGCAGCAGGAAGCTGACTTCCTGGTGATCGTTTCCCCTccaaacaatataaatattaataataacccCCCGGCCTGTGGGGCCTGAGTCCTGGGCTCTGTATTTCACCCCGGGCCTCATATCACAATAAACCCAGCGTGAAAATGATCTTCATATTGCGAGAAGTTCTCCCAAAAGCCCCACTTATGTAAACATCCTGATTATAATGAGCTTAAATGCAAGTCCTTTGAGAATCACCCTCTATTCTTCGGAGTTCTGGCTATCTGAGCTTGCAGTGGTTGAACGATAAAGGACCTTGACATGTCAATAGCTCCAGATTCAGACCTTTTACAACACGAGAGCAAaagctccctgtctctccctggcAACACTATGCATGCTAAAAGTCTGTCAGGAAGattgctgaatgttttattaaaagttgCTAGGGACCTCTCTCAAACTGAAGGGTTTTTCTATGAtaacaaatcacaaaaacaccTGAAGAAATCCACCTTTCAAATACAATATACAGAACTAGCTGCCTGTCTTCACCACACATGtttgaaagaaatgcattttcccaAAGATGTGATGTTGGCCACTGTGTTTCTGAACAGCACTGTGTGCTCACAGATAAGTCTACAGAACATCTTCTGCTATCAGATTATTAACAGACAGTTGTGCCCAGGAAAgctaacattttacatataaataaaatatctccACAGCGATTCATGTTGGGTGCCCATAACTGGGATTACAATCCTGACAGTGTGGTAACTGGTGctgttacccacaatgccacactgcaaCCCAACGCTATGAGCCCCACAGCTGGCTGGCCAGTAGCTGCAGCTTGTGTTTGGGTTTCCCCGGTACCACGAATGAGACCCCGCTTAAGAGAGTCTCAGGTGATTACAGGTGAATCAGGTGATTTTCACCTGTACTCTGCAGGGCTGCAGGTGGCGATGGGGAATGTCCTATAGCCCAATGGAAGCCACCCATTTATCTGAGAGCTTTGCAAATGGCTGGAGTAGCAGGCGAGGTCGGCAGAGAGGGGCACCGACTCAGCCTGGCGTTTAGAGAGGACACAAGCGGCTCAGCTTTTATGCTAATGGAAGCTCCATTCTGCtgcatttccaaatgaaaaaaactcaCTGACTGCTTCCTGCTTCTTAACAACTACCGGCAGGCAGACAAATCTGAGCAAAGGAACAGCTTTAGGACTCTGAGTCCGATCGAGCACTTAACACCTTTAACAAATGCTAATGCTAGCTTGCTGGCCAGTAGCAGCTGGCCTCTACATTGATGTGGCTACTACAGAACAGAAATCAACACTCAGTGTAAATTTCAGatcaaatacatttctgttgatTTCCTCCAAGACAAACTAAATCTTCACAGTCCCATCATAATACATAAAGGgaacaatgaaaattaattgCTCCCATATTAATTATAATGAACATGACTGCCTTGAAGTCAGAAAAGCAATTGTATCTGGTGTTGTATTCAAAGTCACTGAATGGAAAATGTTGGCatgattttatttactgtttccataccattttattgttattccAGTATCATATTAcatcagtatatatatatatgtattaaagCTGATGATTCAAAATTCATCCTTAAGTTACAAGCACAGTGTCTGTTTTATACATATGTTTATTATCAtttctctacagcactgtctcacTCTAGATAAGTGCACCCAAGTTAATatcaaaaattcaaataaaaaaaaattaaacaatgaaaaattaaatctcctattgattttttaattacacatgaTTATTTATATAGTGTACACACTATAATGTGTCAATGTCGTATTTCAGAGGAGCAGTTACTTATAACGGCCTGTTATTATGCAgatctctcccctgtctctcagaTCCtaatggcagcagtgtagcatagtggttaaggttgctggttcaattccccactggggcactgctgctgtacccttgggctttgcctcagtaaaatatccagcagtacaaatgggtaacatgtaacaactgtaagtcgctctggataagagtgtctgctaagtggcaataatgtaatgcaatgcaatgctcTCTGCATTGTTGGGACAGCAGTGGAAAAGGCAGTGGTTGCAGATGCACCGTGACAGAGGGCGGTGTGATCACATTTCACAGCCAGAAGGTGAACccgagtgtgtgtgggggactGCTGAAGCCGAGGGGCCCCGCAGTGCCCCTGGTGTGGCTGAGGGGGACTTGCATGCCCCAAAGGGCCAGCAGCGGGCCGGAGGTGTGCTGGGAGCGCGCTTGTGTATCCAATCAGATAACTCTGTCTCCCGGGAGCTGTGGTCTGCCTACACTTTTGTGTCATTGTGCCCTGAATGCATGCGAAAGACGTAAATAGCAGATGTTCTGGTAAAGGGAGGGGCCCCCAGTCATTGTCCTTTCAGTCTGATCAGGTGGATGACTGTCCATcacaccccccctacccccacccccaccccaaccccctgcctctcccctccactGATCCACACCCCTCTTAAAAGTGAAGGTTAGTTTGGAGCCACAAAGCCAGCTGCGGGGTTTGataagacacacaaacatgttcaGGTCAcaagtttttattattaacattttggcagtaaatgcagaaattttgaaaatgatccAGACATTATTAAACTCCTCAGGAAGGCTTCCAGCAAACATTCACGTTTCAAACTACAGTTAACACATAGCAGCTTCTCAGTGGTAATTCAGACTTAAGTGCTAACACAAAGCTTGGAAAACAGCTCATTCTATGCACGCTGCATAATTTTTATATCAATAGTAGACAGTAATCTACACAGCTTTAAAGTTTTGCACTCCTGATCCATGCTTGCAGACTTtggcttgttttgttgttcatgATCCTGATTTTGTCTGCAGGACTTGTTATTCCAGACTATGAAAATGacctttaaaaagaaacaaccaaTCCATGGCCAGCAGGCTCTGCCTGAAGATTCATCTTTACATCAGTAAATGGATAGAAAGCTTAAATTAAACAGATATGACAATAGAAAAATCttaaaagttttaaacaaatttacaaaCTATGTACATGCATTCTGTCCCTTGTTTCCAAGTATAGCTTCAGTCCAAAAAGAGTTGCTGACATATAGGCAAAGTCCGTTAGCTTGAATGGAAACTCGAAGACTCCGACTCTGTTGAAACGGACGAGAGCCCAACTCTCTTCTTGGCCAGCATCTTCAGGCTGGACCCCTGGCTGGCGGTGAAGGCGCTGCGGGCGGACTTCTTGAACTTCACCCCCAGGAAGGCGTAGAGGATGGGGTTGAGGCAGCAGTGGAAGTAGGCCAGCGCTTCGGTGACGAGGATCCATGTGGCCAGACTCTGCTGCAGGCTGCACTTGTAAGGGATGACGTTGAGCATCAGCAGGGTGTCCACGAAGATGCCACAGCAGTAGGGCAGCCAGCAACTGAAGAAGCAGAGGATGAGGATCACCGTGGTCTTCAGGGCCTTGCGCTTCAGCTGGCCCTTGGAGCCCTGCGACAGCTTGCTGATGATGATGCAGTAGCAGGTGAGGATGATCAGGCCCGGGATGACGAACCCCACGAAGATGTGCTGGAAGCGGAACACCGCCTTCCAGATGTCGCTGGACGCCTGCGGGAAGATGCGCTCGCAGATAGTGCGGGAACCCGTGTCCTGCGTCGTAGCGAACACCAGATCGGGAACAGTGAGGAGAGCGGCAGGCAGCCACACGCCCACGTAGATCACTCTCTCCGCCAGCAGCCTTCGCGGAGCCTGACTGTTGGTGGCGTGCACGATGGCGAGGTACCTGTCCAAGCTGATGAACGCTAGAATCAGCACGCTGCTGTACAGGTTCACGGTGTAGATCATGTGTACCGCGACGCAGAGAAACCCGCCAAAGTACCAGCTGCTGACTGCATCCACCGCCCAGAACGGCAGCGTGAGGACGAACAGCAGGTCAGCCACGGACAGGTGCAGCCTGTACTTGTCCGTCATGGTTCTCGTTTTTTTCTGGTagcccatcaccaccaccaccagtcCGTTCCCCACGACACCCAAAACAAAGATTATTCCGTACACCGTCGGGAGGAAGATTTTCTGGAACTCTCCGCTGAGGACAGGCTCACAGGGTTCCTCCAGGGCATACTCAATGAGATCTCCCGATCCGGACTCAGAACTGTTGTAGTCATAGTCCAGAGTTATGCTCTGCAAGCAAAGAACAATCACGTTAGTGTTGCAAAATGCACAGAATCACTGCAGTCGCACCGTTGATGTAATTCTCGCAAAattttaaaatccttttttgTTCTGATGTATGCTACAGAGATGATTATAAATTATCACTTGCTCTTGCAGTGAACCAttctttgtaaataaaaagtGCATAAGTTGCTATTTGCAtctctgcagaaaaacaaaataacgtGCAACACAAATCAACAATAATATCACTTGtacttattttcaaatatgcagTATCGTTTTAGTTAACCATACAATGTCTATAACTTTACTCAGTTTTATTaaagcatattaacatactgaCATAACTTTTCAACAAATCACTTACTATGCCTATTTCTTCCATGATGTATATCCTTTTTAAAACTCCACGAGTTAAGCCGGCTGACTGTCTTGCGTTAGTCTGTTGTCCTACCCGCTCTCGAAGAGCTTTTAAATGCTGTTCAGAGACCCCTCCCATGGGAGGAgactgtctgtgtgcgtgttcatTTTCGCACAATGCAGAAAGCACCTACTTTCCTTCCTAacattgtttctctgttttagtGTAGCAGGTGCTGATAGCAAAAAGCAGACCGCTTCTATCCGCAGGATATTTAAAACGGGTTTGTTGCGAGACACGTCGGCGTTTTAAAGTTTTGTTTAGTTGCGGGTTAATTAACAACGGAACAAGCGCACAGAACCCTTAGTTCGAGTGAACGCTGacctgtgaaatgtctttcaggaaGACAGGTTCCCCGAATATACTGACACAATGGTAGCCTATCATTTTCTAGTTATACCCATGCTGTAAACGAAAGATTTGTTgcaattataaataatatattatcAGATGCAAAGAAAGACACTCCGAATTCGCTTTCCAAATTTACAtactcaacaacaacaacaaacaacagctGGTGCACGCGTCCCTTTCGCGTGTCTGGACCCTTAAAaccctacaaacacacacacctaccttCCTTCGCTGTGGGTCATTGTGTTGATGTGCATCCTTTTCACACAGGTTTAATGCAGTTAAGCGGTGTGTTGTTTAAAGTGACGGTGAACTCCCGTTAGGTCAGGCACCGGATGGCAAGCCCTGCACAGATCCCGAGTCCAGAGAAATATGTGGGAATGTACCCCCAGGGGACAGCAGATGAAATGCTTCACCAGCCAAGAGGCATAAGAGAGTGAAAGGTAAACTGTTCCATGTCAGATCTCTAACTCATTTTCTCACTCTGAGAGGCCCATACCCTTCATAACTGGGAAAGCATTATCTGAGGCGTGTGTTTGGATGTGAAACACATGCGTGTAAAAGCAATATGGTTACAAAGTGGCCTTAGTTATCGCCCTCTCTGAAACCTGTCATCACATTAGCCCTGTTTTGTCTAAAACCTCCCGGTGCTGACGGGCCCGAAGGGGGGAAGCCCACTGGCTCTGCAGCCGCTGTCTTTTAGCTGCATGTCCCTCTGTGTCAAAGAGGTCAGGACCTGGTGGAGCAGGGGTCTGCTCAGCCATCCCTTCTCACTTTTATTGACTGACTTTAAGCCGCTAAGGCTTTGGTGTCAGCGACTCCGCTGTGGTGCAGGGGGGCGCGAACAGGCTTCGGCCACCCGAGACTCCCAAACCTCTCAGAGTGGAATTGGTGTTGTTTTGGGTGAGCTGCTGTGGTCGTTCGTTATCCCTCTTCATCTTTCACTGAGTGACTGGGTCacgtttgtttttcctttgaaatctgagcttattgattgattgactgcaTGGCTCTCTCTCACGCTGGTGTAAGTATGCCCATACCAGCGTGCCTCTGTGTGCCTCACACATCCCGAGGGGCCGCTGAACTGCAGGAAAAACCCACACACTGTATGCGTAGACCAAAGTCTCCTCTTCAAACAGATGGTTCCTCAGGATGCCCGACGGATTGTTTTCCAGGCTCTTTGAAGCAGTGTGGGGATTGCACGGAGCTGAGAGAGCGCGGGGCACTCAGGGATGGAAAACGGCTGCAACCACCATGGATGCGTCAGGGATGACCAGAGGTAAACACGTGCAAAAGCGTGTGCGGGGATGCTGGCACGTTTCACGATTTGGCTTTGGAGCCACATACCGCTGGATCTGAAACGCGTTctgacagggagagggacacagaggtgCTCATGCATTCAGCGTGAGCTCAGCATCCATTCCTCCGAGCCACATGGACGTGAAAAACCTGACTCCGATACCAGCATCACGCACATCCTACATAAGACGGGttcagtatttgaaaataagtGGTCCTGCAATGGAATATTTCTATTGTGTTCtgcagataaataatgtaaaaatggttttatcttcaaagataaaacacaaaaaggggaatctttttcatttacagtacaacacaagcaaaaaactttTTCCTGAGTAGtattttatttccagaaaagTGGTGTTTTTGTCATACATGCGTAAATGCCATGGTGAGTGTAAAATGCTGCATAATACTGCATATCTTATACTCCATTCCTAACCTCACTGCTTCTCTTCTCACACCGCTAATAAGCAGTTTAATCTCCTAATGCCTTGTGCTAAATTGCAGCACAAGCACAAGATAGAGAGTGATTGCCCCATTGTTGTCTGTATTGAGAACTACACCTCATTCATGTAAGTTAGCTCTGAGGCTTACAGATGTAAAtcagcggtgtgtgtgtttggggggtggggtggtggggagggcAGACGGTGACAAaacctttctccctcttccatTTGAAACATCTGCCcaatctttacatttttatttgagttacttttctttattttttaataccacatttcacaaatcaaagggTGTTTTGCACCCCACTGTACTACAGTACGGAGTAGCCGATCCAAAAAGAGCCTGCAGCCTGGTTTTGCATGGAATGCTGAAGAAGTGTTGGCTACTTAGAATACAAATCCAGAGCGTGAAGAGGGCAGGGGGCACCTGTGGATTAGAGGAGAAGAATAGGCATTAAAAAGGTAAAGAATGTAGGTGTGACAGAGTGGAGAATCTTCCAGGATTCCTGGATAGTGTGCCGGCAGTTTTTTTCCAGTCCCAACTCATTCACGGCCCCCAGCAAGTTAGCATGAGTACCCTTTCATAATAAAGTGGATCTTCATatatcacttttatttttatatttctgcttGGAGTCTTCTAAAATGACTCATCTCTTATTCGCAGAGCCAGTTGTAGGTGTGTGTCTGGACCTGTGTCTGTACATGCATCCAGGCTGAGAGAGTGTACagagtttttcttttcacataatgaaccttttttgttgtatatgttttacatttttggctTCAGCTTTCCTCTTTTGATCACTAGCAGATAGATTtccaatcaatttttttttttacctttagcATTGAATGCCTTGGGTCTCACAAAACGAGTAATCGGTCTGTGTCGATTGATTAAGGATGCCAGACACCTCCTTACTGACAGCTGGTCCATAAATTTCAAGACAGTTTTGTCAATTCCGGGCAATGCGCAATTAGTTGATTACATGACAACGTTTCCGAGGGCAAAAGGCAGGAGGTGTAGGCTGCAGGGTAAGTGACTGcgtgctgtttgttttgaccTGGTGTGTGTCTCCGTTTCGATGGATGTTTCTTTCGTAgttctgcttctgttactgCAGGTGTGAAAGTGAAACAGACGAATCAGAGCAGCCTAGGGCTGGTAGGGTGCCCTTGTGGTTAGAGAGCCATCAGAGATCCAGGAGGTTTTGGGTTAAATCCCCTTACTCGTAAGCCTCCTCACTCTTAAACTTCTTCATTCAGAAC
Protein-coding regions in this window:
- the cxcr4a gene encoding C-X-C chemokine receptor type 4a, translated to MEEIGISITLDYDYNSSESGSGDLIEYALEEPCEPVLSGEFQKIFLPTVYGIIFVLGVVGNGLVVVVMGYQKKTRTMTDKYRLHLSVADLLFVLTLPFWAVDAVSSWYFGGFLCVAVHMIYTVNLYSSVLILAFISLDRYLAIVHATNSQAPRRLLAERVIYVGVWLPAALLTVPDLVFATTQDTGSRTICERIFPQASSDIWKAVFRFQHIFVGFVIPGLIILTCYCIIISKLSQGSKGQLKRKALKTTVILILCFFSCWLPYCCGIFVDTLLMLNVIPYKCSLQQSLATWILVTEALAYFHCCLNPILYAFLGVKFKKSARSAFTASQGSSLKMLAKKRVGLSSVSTESESSSFHSS